The following is a genomic window from Bosea sp. RAC05.
AGCGCCCGTCTTCCCGGTTGAAGCTGCCGCGCAGCTTCTCGACCGGGCGCAGCACGGCCTGGAGCGTGTCGGCGAGCGCGGCGCGCAGATCGGGAAAGCCGCTGAAGCCCAGCAGCCGGGCGAACCGCGACAGGGTCGCTGTCGAGACGCCGGTCGCGGCCGCGAGATCCTCGATCGACAGGGCCGAGCCGCGCACCGGATTGCGCAGGAGGTGCTCCGCGATGACGCGATTGGAGGCCGATCCCGACGCCTGCAGCGCCAGGAGCTTCCGGCCGAGCTCGGAGGCGGCGAAGGCCATGTCGCTCGCGCCGCTGCCGCCCGGGCTGTCGTGAAGAGATATTTTCATATATTGACCTTATGAAAATTAATCGCCAATGTGAAGTCCGAGCGGGAACTCAAGACCACTGATCGGGAGAATGTCATGCTGAAGCGTACTGTCCTCGCCTGGGCCGCAACGGCCTCGTTCGCCCTCGTGCTGGGCCAGCCGGCGGCTGCCCAGGCCACGAAGCTGCGAATCGGGGTCGAGGGCAACTATCCGCCGTTCTCGATGATCGCGCCCGACGGCAAGCTGGGCGGCTTCGACATCGACATCGCCAATGCCATCTGCGCGCAGATGAAGGCCGAGTGCAGCTTCGTCCAGCAGGAATTCGACGGCATGATCCCGGCGCTCAACGCCAAGAAGTTCGACATGATCGTCGCCTCGATGACGATCACCGAGGCGCGCAAGAAGACGGTCGACTTCTCCGATCCCTATTACGACGTGCCTTCGCGCTTCGTCGCCAAGGCCGGCGCCTTTGCCGATCACTCGCCGACCGCGTTGAAGGGCAAAACCATCGTCGTGCTGCGCAATTCGCCGCGCGCCGCCTATCTGGCAGAGAACTACAAGGACAGCACCATCGTCTTCGCCGGCAAGGAGACCGAGGTCTACATGGAGCTCGCCGTCGGGCGCGCCGATGTCGGCTTCGGCTCCTCGGTGGTCTCCGCGGAGG
Proteins encoded in this region:
- a CDS encoding transporter substrate-binding domain-containing protein, with amino-acid sequence MLKRTVLAWAATASFALVLGQPAAAQATKLRIGVEGNYPPFSMIAPDGKLGGFDIDIANAICAQMKAECSFVQQEFDGMIPALNAKKFDMIVASMTITEARKKTVDFSDPYYDVPSRFVAKAGAFADHSPTALKGKTIVVLRNSPRAAYLAENYKDSTIVFAGKETEVYMELAVGRADVGFGSSVVSAEAFLKKPEGKGYAQLGPAIRIGAGSGVGIAMRKGDDALRTQINAALAAFKANGGYKALADRYFDFDISGS